One region of Priestia megaterium genomic DNA includes:
- a CDS encoding MATE family efflux transporter — protein MQQTFSTSQKVKQFVFILFPILVTQFGMFSMTFFDTMMSGRVSADDLAGVAIGSSLWVPVFTGLSGILMSITPIVAQLVGANQKKKVPFSVIQGLYVSILMAAVIILIGFFVVSPILKGMNLEANVMRIAKQYLIALSFGIIPLFIYTVLRNFIDALGQTRTSMLVTILGLPINVALNYVLIFGKLGFPHLGGVGSGYATAITYWCILVISILIIHKKEPFSSFGLFKKFHRISFSAWKEILKIGLPIGFSVFFETSIFSAVTLFMSSYNTITIASHQAAINFASFLYMIPLSISMALTIVVGFEAGAKRNQDARSYSRIGITIAVGMAFVCAGLLFTLRESVASLYTKDAEVLALTSHFLIYAIFFQLSDALQAPIQGALRGYKDVNVTFLMSLVSYWVIGLPLGIVLAKYTDLQAFGYWVGLIAGLAAGATGLAYRLIKIQKKQLLEEDKSSRTA, from the coding sequence ATGCAACAAACGTTTTCAACGTCTCAAAAAGTTAAGCAGTTCGTTTTTATTTTATTTCCGATATTGGTCACCCAGTTTGGAATGTTTTCAATGACTTTTTTTGATACGATGATGTCAGGAAGAGTTAGTGCAGATGACTTGGCAGGGGTAGCAATTGGTTCGAGCTTATGGGTGCCTGTTTTTACAGGGCTAAGCGGAATTTTAATGTCTATTACGCCAATTGTTGCACAGCTGGTGGGAGCTAATCAAAAGAAAAAAGTTCCGTTCTCTGTCATTCAAGGGCTTTATGTCTCCATTTTAATGGCCGCTGTTATCATTTTAATCGGCTTTTTTGTTGTTAGTCCTATCTTAAAAGGAATGAATTTAGAAGCAAACGTGATGCGCATTGCCAAACAGTATTTAATCGCTTTATCTTTTGGTATTATTCCGCTTTTTATTTATACGGTTTTACGAAACTTTATTGATGCTTTAGGGCAAACTCGTACGTCTATGCTGGTCACCATTTTAGGGCTTCCGATTAATGTGGCTTTAAACTATGTATTAATCTTCGGTAAGCTGGGCTTCCCTCACTTGGGTGGAGTAGGCTCTGGTTATGCAACGGCCATCACATATTGGTGCATACTTGTCATATCGATTTTAATTATTCATAAAAAAGAGCCTTTTTCTAGCTTCGGTTTATTTAAAAAATTTCACCGTATCTCATTTTCTGCCTGGAAAGAAATATTAAAAATTGGTTTACCTATCGGTTTTTCCGTATTTTTCGAAACAAGTATTTTTTCAGCTGTCACGCTGTTTATGAGCTCATATAATACCATTACAATCGCTTCTCACCAAGCAGCTATTAATTTCGCCTCATTTCTCTATATGATTCCACTGAGTATTTCGATGGCTTTAACAATCGTTGTAGGATTTGAAGCGGGTGCTAAACGGAATCAGGATGCACGAAGCTATAGCAGAATTGGTATAACAATTGCTGTTGGCATGGCTTTTGTTTGCGCAGGTCTTTTATTTACTCTTCGAGAATCCGTAGCATCTTTATATACAAAAGATGCAGAGGTACTGGCATTAACTTCTCACTTTTTGATTTATGCAATTTTCTTTCAGCTTTCTGATGCTCTTCAAGCTCCTATTCAAGGTGCGCTGCGAGGATATAAGGATGTAAATGTAACCTTTTTAATGTCCTTGGTATCTTATTGGGTAATTGGTCTACCTTTAGGCATTGTGTTAGCAAAATACACCGATTTGCAGGCGTTTGGCTATTGGGTTGGACTAATTGCTGGGCTCGCTGCAGGAGCAACAGGACTTGCGTATCGTTTGATAAAAATACAAAAAAAGCAGCTGCTAGAGGAGGATAAATCTTCTCGAACGGCTTAA